The following is a genomic window from Flavobacteriales bacterium.
GCGCACCCGATGGCGATGTCGCTGTAGCCGCTGAAGTCGCCGTAGATCTGCAGGGCGAAGAGCACGGCGCCCAGGGCGAGCAAGGGTCCGGGCAGGTGGTCGCTGTCCGTGAAGATGCGGTCCACCAGGGTGGCGCAGTTATCGGCCACCACCACCTTTTTGAAGAGGCCCCAGAGCATCTGGCGGAGGCCGTCGGTGGCCAGGCCGGTGTTCAGCACGCGCTGCTGTGCGAACTGGGGAAGCATGTGGCTGGCGCGTTCGATGGGGCCCGCGCACAGTTGGGGGAAGAAGGCGATGAAGGCCAGGTAGGTGGGCAGGTCGCGCACGGGCCCGATGCGACCGCGGTACACGTCGATGGTGTAGCTCAGCGCCTGGAAGGTGTAGAAGCTGATGCCCACTGGAAGCACAACGTGCAGCAGCAGCGGGTCGTACCCGATGCCCACGCGCGCCAGCGCATCGGCCAGGGAGGTGGCGAAGAAATCGTGGTACTTGAAGATGCCCAGGGTACCGAGGTTGCCCACCAGGCTTACGGCGAGCCAGGCCTTCCTGCCGCGAGCATCGTTGGTGCGGTCCATGGCGATGGCCACGACGTAGTCGGTCATGCTGGTGGCGGCCAGCAGCAGCAGGAAGCGCCAGTCCCACCAGCCGTAGAACACGCAACCGGCCACGATGAGCAGGAGGTTGCGGGCGGTCACTGACCGGAACACGCCCCAGTAGAGGGCGAAGACCACCGGCAGGAAGAGCGCGAACGTGAGGCTGTTGAACAGCATGGGGCGGCGCGCGAAAATGCGAGATCGCCCGGTGCGGTCAGTGCCTGAAGCAGCAGCGGAAGCTGCGTGCCGGTGGGTCGAGGGCGCCGGCCGTGGCGGCGATCGTGCAGGAGGAGAAGCCGACCACGCGCACGCCCATGTCCGCGTTGGCCGAGGTGTTCGTCCACTCCCAGTCGCCGATCATGTCGTTGAGGCCGAGCTGCGCGGCACGGGCGCATGCGGCGTAGAACTCGCCCCAGGTGCAAAGCCGGGCGCCGAGCGCGCCGCACACCTGGGCCGCTTCGCGGAAGTCGAGCGTGTCGCGCTGGTCGGGTTCGATGCAGAACTGTTCGCTCACCTCCATGAAGCCGGATGGGCAGGGTCGTGTGCGCGAGGGTCTGCCATTGACCAACTGGAACGCGATGCCGTCGAAGAGCAGCCGCGCCATCAGGCCGGCCGGTACATCGGCGCTGTCCAGCGGGTCGCCGGGTGCCTCCTCCACCGGGAAAGGACCGAGGCCATTGATCGTGAGCGTGACCGGACCGGTGTTGGCCTGCGTGATCCGCAGCACCAGCTCGAGCCCCGGATCGGGCGGACCCGTCAGCGCGGGGGCCAGGTCCGCGTTCCAGGCGTCCGGGGTGCCGCCCACCGTGGCCGTTCGGAACCGCCCGAGCGCTGCGGAACGGGCGTTGAGCGCGTCGCTCTCCGCGGTGGCGTCGGACAGGCCCATGACACGCCGTGCACTGTCGGCTGGGCCGGTGAGCACCAGGGGGCGGTCCACGTCGATCTGGGCCATGGCGGCGCAGGAGACCACCACCGCATGGACCAGAAGGAGCAGGGCACGCGTGTTCATCGGATGCGGTAGCAGCAGCGTGCACGGCCGTATGCGTTCGGGTGCTCCGTCGCGGGGATCGACCGTTGTTGCGCACAATAGTAGCGCCCCGCCTGGTTGGCGGTGTGCGTGTGATCGCTCGTGTCGTCGATCCATTCCCAATCGTTGAACAGGTCTATCAGTTGGCCTGAGAGCACCGTGCACCCATAGAGGTACTCGTCCCAGGTGCAGAGGCGGGTGCCCCGGTCCGTGCACTGACGGAGCGCGGTGAAGATGGACACGTCTGGGCCGTCGTCCTGTTGCATGCAGAGGCCGTCATGCACCTGCAGGAAACCGACAGGGCACCCATCCACCGGCCGCGAATTCATGCGGAACACGCTGTCGGTCCAGATCACCTCGGCGAGCCGGCCGGGCACCAGGCTGCCCGTGGGCAGCGGGATGAGCTCCGGACCCAGCAGGGACACGGGGCCGAGGCCATCCACGTTCAGGGTGGGGGCGGAGCCGGCCGCCAGCGTGGGCAGGAACCGGAGGCGCAGCCCCTCGCGGTAGACCGCGACCGGTGGACGCGCCGCGAGGGTGATGGCGTTGGCCGTTCCCCCGGCCGTGGCCCAGTGCACGGCGCCGGAGCGGGCCGCCGCAAGGGTGAGCAGGTCCGATTCACCGGAGGGCGCCGCCAGGCCATCGAGCTGGCGCAACGAGCTGTCAGGGCTGGTGAAACGCACGGGTGCGTCCACATGGACCTGGGCGTGGAGGGCAAGTGCTCCACACAGTGTGATGCTCGCAGTGGCGATCCTCATCGGTCGGCGCAGCATCGGTAGGAAAGGACGGTAAGAGGCACCCGGGTACTGCCGGAGTAACAATCGGGGACGAACGTATCGTTGTTCAGCCCGATGGATTTGGCGTCGTTGCCACTGTTGGCCGCGTGATCCACCCATTCATAGTCCACGATGCTGCCCAAGAGGATGCCGTTGGGCATCGTGCACGCGGCGATCCATTCGCCGAAGGTGCACATGCGACGCTGCCGGTTGGCGCAGCCGTTGGCAGCGCTGAAAAAGTTGGAGGATGGCGTGGGCAGCCGCTCCATGCACACATCCCGCGAGGCCGGGAACATGCCGGGTGGACAGGGGCGAGGAAGCGGAGAGATCACCTGCCAGGCGGCGCCATCGTAGACCAGGTCAATAGGGATGCCCGCTTGCAGATCAGCGCTGTCCAGCAGCTCGGTCGCATACTTGACGATGGGCACCGCGCCAGTGCCGGGCAGGGTTAGCGTGACCGGACCATGGTTGCTGGTATCGGGGAGCAGCGTGATGCGCGGGTGCTCAGCTGCGACCGGAAGGCCGATGGTCGGCCAGGCCGCCACCAGGCTATCGGTCCCGGTGGCGGAAAACCAGGTGAGGGCATGGGTGCGTTCGAGCCCGGCCGCCAGTCCATCGCTACCATGGGCAGGAGCGGCCAACCCCGTGGCTCGACGGTCCGCGGCACTGTCACTGCTGAGGGCGATCCGGACAGGGACGTCCCATTGTGCGCAGAGCGGGGCTGCGGTGAAGATCGCGAAGAGATGTGCGTAGAGGCGGTTCATGGGCGGTTGAACCGGATGTTGCGCCCGTCCTCCGTGCGGAGCAGGTATGTTCCGGAGGCCAGGCTGGACAAGGTGATGCGGTGGTGTGTCGCACGGCGGCCGAGGTCGATCCGCAGCACGGTCCGTCCTGTTGCATCGATCACGGTCAGGTCTCGGAAACCGCCGGCTTCGTCGCGCACGTCCAGGACGTCCGTGGCCGGGTTGGGTCCTGCGTGAAGGGAGGTGGGCGGCGCTTCATCCGGCGTGGCGGTGCCCAAGCTGCCATCGAAGAGGGTGTACGTGCCCAAGCTGTCCAGGAAAGAGGCGAAGACCGTGGTCAGCGGCAGGTCGACCACGCTGGGGACGCCCTGCCAGATGGTGTCCCCCTGACGTGCTGTGAAAAGCATGAGGTCCGCCTCGCCGATGCCCTGTAGCTCGGTCAGGTCATACCGGAAGCCGACCTCCGCGATGAGCCCGGTGTTGACGTGCGGCCTCACACTGTACCACCTGGCAACACCCGTTGCGCCGCTCGTATCGTTCCGCACGGTGTGCCCGCGAAGCGTGGTCAGGCTGTCCAAGGCCTCGACCGCAGTGATGGTGAGGCCGAGACCGCCCGGTTCGAGCGCGGTCGGCGGCGCGCTCACCAGCAGGTCGATGCGCTCCAAGCCCACGCCGGTGACCGGCGATCCGGGGGCCTCGGTCAGGACCGCGGTCGGCGCCAGGTGGATGAGGCCATCGTTGATCATGGAAGCCCCAGGTGCCATGGTCATCGAAACCCCATCGGGCAATCGGACCGTTGTGCCACCCAGCACGTGCAGGGTGGTGCCAGGATGCACGGTGGCTTGCGCACCGAGCCCAGTTGGAGCGGCTACGAGCAGCAGTAGCTGAAAGGCCGCGCGGCGATGCATGGAGGCAAAAGTAAAGGTGCGGACAGGCTGGAGGTGATGACGGCCATAGGGGTGGGGGGCTTGGATCGCCGTCGATCAGGACGACACGGAACGATGTATGGCCATACATTCTTCCATGGCAGTTGATCCATGCGACCGATCGTGTAGGTGATCAGCGAGCCCCATGGCTCCTGGGAGCCGAACTGCGTGTTATGACCTGGATCGGTCCGAAAGAATATCGTGCGCGATGAAAAATGGATGGGATCTGCGAGATCGTTCATGAATGCTGGGTTGGTCAACGGAACAGGATCAAGGAGGATGTATGTATGGCCATACATACGTCGGAGCGCACGCCTCAGCCCCAGCCATCCCCGCCGCCGCCTACCTTCGCCGCATCTCTTGCATCATGGACCTGATGGGGCTTCTCGCCGACCAGCTTGGTTTCTTCTCCCCCCAGGACCTGCCCGGTCTTGCCTTGGCCGTGCTCATTGCGGCTGCCTTGGCTTTTCTGGTCGCACGGGTGGGCGGTGCCACCGGCGTCGAGGCCCGTCAGCTGGCGCTTTGGGCCGCGGTGGCTGCCATGGGCGTCGCGTTGGTCAAGGGCTCGGTCCCGTTCAGTATTGCACTTGTGGCGCTGGCCTTGTTGGTCAGGCCGGAGGCTGCGGAAGGGCAGCGCCATCGTGTGTTGCAGGGCATGGCCGTGGTCCTTGGCGGAGGCTGTGGGACGGGTGCTGCGATCCCGGTGGTGGTGGCTCTGATCCCCTTGGCGCTCATCGCCCGCTGGGCGTTGCGTGATGCCCGCGAGGTGTGATGGACCGCACCACGATCCGGTCCTTTCTTCTCTGGTCCGCGCTCGTCGCCATGGCTATCGCTTGGCGTGGAGCCGTCACCACGGGGGCACCGCTGAGCGCGACTTCGTCCATCGGTCGCGTCGAGGTCGAGGTCGGTCCCTCCGGTGTACGGTTCAGGGGGGCCGAGGGGGCCACCATCCATGTGACCACCGATGGGCGGGTGCCGACCAGCAACGACCGGATCGTCCAGGGGTCCATCCCGTTGCGGGCCGATCGCCGGGCGGTGGACGCATCGCTGCGGATCCCGACTTCCGTGCAATGGCGACCGCCGGTGCCTGGGCTCCCAGCGGCGATCACCGTTCGGGCAGCGGCCAGCATGGACGGCGCCATCGGTCCGGTGACCACGCGAACGGTCCTGCTGCACGCGCACGCGCTTCAGGTCTTGTCCCTCACGGCCGATCCGGGGACCTTCTTCGATCCGGATTCGGGCATCTATGTGCCTGGTCATGGCATCTTCCGTACGGCGGAGGTGGCTGTGCAGCGGTTCCCGCGGGACCACCGATGGTGGAAGTACCCGGGCAACTTCCAGTTCCGTGGGAAAGCATGGGAGCGCCAGGCCCATGCCGAGCTCATTG
Proteins encoded in this region:
- a CDS encoding MBOAT family protein, translated to MLFNSLTFALFLPVVFALYWGVFRSVTARNLLLIVAGCVFYGWWDWRFLLLLAATSMTDYVVAIAMDRTNDARGRKAWLAVSLVGNLGTLGIFKYHDFFATSLADALARVGIGYDPLLLHVVLPVGISFYTFQALSYTIDVYRGRIGPVRDLPTYLAFIAFFPQLCAGPIERASHMLPQFAQQRVLNTGLATDGLRQMLWGLFKKVVVADNCATLVDRIFTDSDHLPGPLLALGAVLFALQIYGDFSGYSDIAIGCARLLGFELMRNFAFPYFSRDIAEFWRRWHISLSTWFRDYVYIPLGGSRGGTWMSVRNTFAIFLLSGFWHGANWTFLAWGFLNAVYFLPLLLGRRNRAHLGTVAPGRLLPSFGDALRIAATFTLTCLAWVFFRAEDLVHAFRYLGRMAEGWSRAAAWQRCLAILGEHYLLAPAMACTLLLFAVEWVQREHAHGLERLPTQRPVRWAIYLGLLAAVVFAGDHGEQQFIYFQF
- a CDS encoding T9SS type A sorting domain-containing protein; translated protein: MHRRAAFQLLLLVAAPTGLGAQATVHPGTTLHVLGGTTVRLPDGVSMTMAPGASMINDGLIHLAPTAVLTEAPGSPVTGVGLERIDLLVSAPPTALEPGGLGLTITAVEALDSLTTLRGHTVRNDTSGATGVARWYSVRPHVNTGLIAEVGFRYDLTELQGIGEADLMLFTARQGDTIWQGVPSVVDLPLTTVFASFLDSLGTYTLFDGSLGTATPDEAPPTSLHAGPNPATDVLDVRDEAGGFRDLTVIDATGRTVLRIDLGRRATHHRITLSSLASGTYLLRTEDGRNIRFNRP